In a genomic window of Halobiforma lacisalsi AJ5:
- a CDS encoding SOS response-associated peptidase, with protein sequence MCGRYTLTLERDDFEERFDATAPDSFSPRYNMAPGQRLPVITDDDPGVARRLEWGLVPSWADDDSGGLINARAETVDEKPSFSEAYESRRCLVPADGFYEWVETADGKQPYRVALEDDRPFAMAGLWERWEPDEATTQAGLDAFGGGSDDAGREDGPLETFTVVTTDPNDLVADLHHRMAVILDPDERRWLEGDGDEVRDLLEPYPAEGMRAYPVSTAVNDPSTDEPSLIEPLEPV encoded by the coding sequence ATGTGCGGCCGGTACACCCTTACCCTCGAGCGCGACGACTTCGAGGAGCGATTCGACGCGACTGCTCCCGACTCGTTCTCCCCGCGATACAACATGGCGCCGGGCCAGCGCCTTCCCGTGATCACCGACGACGATCCCGGCGTCGCACGACGGCTCGAGTGGGGACTCGTCCCGTCGTGGGCTGACGACGACAGCGGCGGACTCATCAACGCCCGCGCCGAGACGGTCGACGAGAAGCCGAGTTTCAGTGAGGCCTACGAGTCCCGTCGATGTCTCGTCCCCGCTGACGGGTTCTACGAGTGGGTCGAAACGGCAGACGGGAAGCAGCCGTACCGCGTCGCCCTCGAGGACGACCGACCGTTCGCGATGGCGGGCCTGTGGGAACGGTGGGAGCCGGACGAGGCGACGACGCAGGCGGGGCTGGATGCCTTCGGCGGCGGGAGCGACGACGCCGGACGGGAGGACGGCCCGCTCGAGACGTTCACGGTCGTCACGACCGATCCGAACGACCTGGTCGCGGACTTACACCACCGGATGGCGGTGATCCTCGACCCCGACGAACGGCGGTGGCTCGAGGGCGACGGCGACGAGGTCCGCGACCTGTTAGAGCCGTACCCGGCCGAGGGGATGCGGGCCTATCCGGTTTCGACGGCGGTCAACGATCCCTCGACGGACGAGCCGTCGCTGATCGAGCCCCTCGAGCCCGTTTAA
- a CDS encoding RNA-guided endonuclease InsQ/TnpB family protein: MADEYLRRTAITRLVLADEQQELLEETISQWKTACNVGSRIGWEADETRATVLQGMVYDEIRSRTDLGSQHVVLAVRQAAAALEGTAEIEAADENYEVSRPTFTSDTITYDTRSMTLFDDETVSLATTDDRIRCDIGLPSDEEGYQFQYLRDDGWEITESTVSKRDGGYYLHIGFRKPKPTPRAEKMSDDEDRTVLGVDLGIVNIATTSTAYFASGRELRHRHREFERVRSNLYETGTQSAYRTVRRMSGRESRYVRDVLHRVANDIVEEALTYDCEYIAFENLKHIRDRAPPVKQFHQWAHRQLVDLVEYKAKAEGIRVEFVSPENTSRRCPGCNHTCRRNRKTQSEFECEQCGETANADYVAAKNVGLRFVRRGLQSSRRTGDSQLALKSGTVTPNRAFTPYATG; encoded by the coding sequence GTGGCCGACGAATACTTGCGGAGAACAGCGATCACTCGCCTCGTACTTGCCGACGAACAGCAAGAGTTGCTTGAGGAAACGATCAGTCAGTGGAAAACCGCGTGCAACGTCGGGAGCCGCATCGGCTGGGAGGCCGACGAAACACGAGCGACGGTTCTCCAGGGGATGGTATACGACGAGATTCGGTCGCGCACTGATCTGGGGAGTCAACACGTAGTACTCGCTGTTCGTCAGGCGGCAGCGGCTCTCGAGGGTACCGCAGAGATCGAAGCAGCCGACGAGAACTACGAGGTTTCCCGGCCGACGTTCACCAGCGACACTATAACGTACGATACACGATCGATGACGCTGTTCGACGACGAAACGGTGTCGTTGGCTACGACCGACGACCGAATCCGGTGTGATATCGGATTACCGTCGGACGAAGAGGGGTATCAGTTCCAGTACCTTCGAGACGATGGATGGGAAATCACGGAATCGACAGTAAGCAAACGGGACGGTGGATACTACCTTCATATCGGGTTCCGAAAACCGAAACCGACACCACGAGCAGAGAAGATGTCTGACGACGAGGACAGGACAGTCCTTGGCGTCGACCTCGGGATCGTCAACATCGCGACGACGAGTACGGCGTATTTCGCGTCGGGTCGAGAGCTTCGGCATCGTCACCGTGAATTCGAACGTGTTCGTTCAAACCTCTACGAAACAGGAACACAGTCCGCTTACCGGACGGTACGGCGGATGAGTGGCCGAGAGTCACGGTATGTGAGGGACGTATTACACCGAGTTGCTAACGATATCGTCGAGGAAGCGCTGACGTACGACTGTGAGTACATCGCGTTCGAAAATCTGAAACACATCCGGGACCGTGCGCCGCCAGTAAAGCAGTTTCATCAGTGGGCGCATCGACAACTCGTCGATCTGGTAGAATACAAAGCGAAGGCGGAAGGGATTCGCGTCGAGTTCGTCTCCCCCGAAAACACGAGTCGTCGGTGCCCCGGATGTAACCACACGTGTCGAAGGAATAGAAAGACACAATCCGAGTTCGAGTGTGAACAGTGTGGTGAAACGGCGAATGCAGATTACGTTGCCGCAAAAAACGTCGGGTTACGGTTCGTCCGTCGGGGCCTACAGTCGTCACGGCGGACGGGCGACAGTCAACTCGCCCTGAAGTCAGGAACGGTGACGCCGAATCGGGCATTCACCCCGTACGCTACCGGGTAG
- a CDS encoding Rid family detoxifying hydrolase translates to MKRITDTDAAPAAVGAYSQATNDGDVLFTAGQIPMTPDGDLLDDDPIEAQTEQALENLSAILEEEGADLEDVLKVTVFLDDIEDFDAMNETYADYFDAEPPARSAVEVAALPKGVGVEIEAIASLD, encoded by the coding sequence ATGAAACGCATCACTGATACCGACGCGGCCCCCGCGGCCGTCGGCGCGTACAGCCAGGCGACCAACGACGGCGACGTTCTCTTTACCGCCGGACAGATCCCGATGACCCCCGACGGCGACCTGCTCGACGACGACCCCATCGAGGCCCAGACCGAGCAGGCACTGGAGAACCTCTCGGCGATCCTCGAGGAAGAGGGAGCCGACCTCGAGGACGTGCTCAAGGTGACGGTGTTCCTCGACGATATCGAGGACTTCGACGCGATGAACGAAACCTACGCCGACTACTTCGACGCCGAGCCGCCGGCTCGCAGCGCCGTCGAGGTAGCCGCGCTGCCGAAGGGCGTCGGCGTAGAGATCGAGGCCATCGCCTCGCTTGACTGA
- the ilvA gene encoding threonine ammonia-lyase, with the protein MLELDDILEARERVRETSRHTPLEYSHTYSSMTGADVHLKLENFQRTGAFKIRGATNRIATLSEDQREAGVVTASAGNHAQGVALAATRQGVDAKIVMPEHAPISKVKATRNYGAEVVLEGSDYNEAAERAHEIEREEGRTYLHAFDDEDVMAGQGTIGLEILDDCPEVETVVVPIGGGGLISGIATAIKGKKPDARVIGVQAEGASSAAPSLEKGERVTLEGVDTIADGIATRSVGERTFPHIQERVDEVVTVSDPEIAMAIVHLLERSKTVVEGAGAVALAAVLFEKFDYDEGETIVPALCGGNIDLNTLTNVIVRGLVETGRYLKIRTVLSDQPGALEDLLEIFTAHQANIYAIHHDRTSRGVELNDTEVEIELEMRGPDHVEEFLADLREEGYDVDVLV; encoded by the coding sequence ATGCTCGAACTCGACGACATTCTCGAGGCGCGAGAGCGGGTACGGGAGACGTCCCGCCATACACCGCTCGAGTACTCTCACACGTACTCGTCGATGACCGGCGCGGACGTCCACCTGAAACTGGAGAACTTCCAGCGGACGGGAGCGTTCAAGATCCGCGGGGCGACGAACCGGATCGCGACCCTCTCCGAGGACCAGCGGGAGGCGGGCGTCGTGACGGCGAGCGCGGGCAACCACGCCCAGGGCGTCGCGCTCGCGGCCACGCGCCAGGGGGTCGACGCGAAGATCGTGATGCCCGAGCACGCACCCATCTCGAAGGTCAAGGCCACGCGCAACTACGGCGCCGAGGTCGTTCTCGAGGGGTCGGACTACAACGAGGCCGCCGAGCGCGCCCACGAGATCGAGCGCGAGGAGGGTCGCACCTACCTCCACGCCTTCGACGACGAGGACGTGATGGCCGGCCAGGGGACGATCGGCCTCGAGATCCTGGACGACTGTCCGGAGGTCGAGACCGTCGTCGTCCCGATCGGCGGCGGGGGACTCATCAGCGGTATCGCGACGGCGATCAAGGGGAAGAAACCCGACGCACGCGTGATCGGGGTTCAGGCCGAGGGAGCCTCGAGCGCCGCCCCCTCGCTCGAGAAAGGCGAACGGGTCACGCTCGAGGGCGTCGACACGATCGCCGACGGGATCGCGACCCGCAGCGTCGGCGAACGGACCTTCCCGCACATCCAGGAGCGCGTCGACGAGGTGGTCACCGTCTCGGACCCCGAGATCGCGATGGCCATCGTCCACCTGCTCGAGCGATCGAAGACGGTGGTCGAGGGGGCCGGCGCGGTGGCGCTTGCTGCCGTCCTCTTCGAGAAGTTCGACTACGACGAGGGCGAGACGATCGTCCCGGCGCTGTGTGGCGGCAACATCGACCTCAACACCCTCACCAACGTCATCGTCCGCGGCCTCGTCGAGACCGGGCGCTACCTGAAGATCCGGACCGTCCTCTCGGATCAACCCGGTGCCCTCGAGGACTTGCTCGAAATCTTCACTGCCCACCAGGCGAACATCTACGCGATCCACCACGACCGAACCTCGCGGGGCGTCGAGCTCAACGACACCGAGGTCGAGATCGAACTCGAGATGCGCGGCCCCGACCACGTCGAGGAGTTCCTCGCGGATCTCCGCGAAGAGGGGTACGACGTCGACGTGCTGGTCTGA
- a CDS encoding gamma-glutamylcyclotransferase family protein: MYVFVYGTLTDHDRVEAVLEGEPPARYELQGRATLEGVHRVDGRYPTLAPGGRVDGRLLAVDDVGLERLDRYEGVEDGLYVRVSVPWKTDAASAVDGSQEVDADIAVYVGDPTRLGVADRVDWPGNGPFAARVRRYLERTDVVIHSDE, from the coding sequence GTGTACGTCTTCGTCTACGGAACGCTGACCGATCACGACCGCGTCGAAGCCGTCCTCGAGGGCGAGCCACCGGCCAGGTACGAACTCCAGGGTCGAGCAACCCTCGAGGGGGTACACCGCGTCGACGGGCGGTATCCGACGCTGGCACCGGGCGGACGCGTCGACGGCCGACTGCTGGCGGTCGACGACGTAGGGCTCGAGCGCCTGGATCGGTACGAGGGGGTCGAGGACGGGTTGTACGTCCGGGTGTCGGTCCCCTGGAAGACGGACGCGGCGAGCGCGGTGGACGGAAGCCAGGAGGTCGATGCGGACATCGCGGTCTACGTCGGCGACCCCACTCGCCTCGGCGTCGCCGACCGGGTCGACTGGCCGGGTAACGGGCCGTTTGCCGCGCGCGTTCGGCGGTATCTCGAGCGGACCGACGTCGTGATACACAGTGACGAATGA
- a CDS encoding DUF7490 domain-containing protein, which produces MNRELALSGAALAVAAIALATLALSGAVADPAEPDAESKIEGHASLLEVTIAADDVSGETVSLEIDSYLEHRGQPVENVTVVHRATDTDTDLVEDQTYREVGTLEDGSETVATATVDVPREGSYDLETFVYADGTRTESATHRVYGVDALTPAYADSSLEFHRFGGEDGPLADVPAIEYSVVDTSDDGEATVEVTGYLTNAGDDPADDLELELKARQIDSNVVADADTVSVPAVDPGKTATPSTELEVADEYAYYLDAVLWHDGTIIATDRAVADLGPDGNGTDATFETADFEEDDGFETTAGDVDDGMSSDGADQATSDDEDEDHGGDGTPGFGFVATALAVFAAIAVIAATRTIDR; this is translated from the coding sequence ATGAATCGCGAGCTTGCCCTGAGCGGTGCCGCGCTCGCCGTCGCAGCCATTGCGCTCGCGACGCTTGCCCTCTCCGGTGCGGTCGCCGACCCCGCCGAACCCGACGCCGAATCGAAAATCGAAGGCCACGCGTCGCTGCTGGAGGTGACGATCGCCGCCGACGACGTCTCCGGCGAAACGGTCTCCCTCGAGATCGACAGCTACCTCGAACACCGCGGTCAGCCGGTCGAGAACGTCACCGTGGTCCACCGGGCCACCGACACGGACACCGACCTCGTCGAGGACCAGACCTACCGCGAGGTCGGGACGCTCGAAGATGGGAGCGAGACCGTCGCCACCGCGACCGTCGACGTCCCCCGGGAGGGGAGCTACGACCTCGAGACCTTCGTCTACGCCGACGGCACGCGGACGGAATCGGCCACCCACCGGGTCTACGGCGTCGACGCCCTGACGCCGGCTTACGCCGACTCGAGTCTGGAGTTCCACCGCTTCGGCGGCGAGGACGGTCCCCTCGCGGACGTGCCCGCCATCGAGTACTCCGTCGTCGACACGAGCGACGACGGCGAGGCGACCGTCGAGGTGACGGGCTATCTCACCAACGCGGGCGACGACCCCGCCGACGACCTCGAACTCGAGCTGAAGGCCCGCCAGATCGACTCGAACGTCGTCGCCGACGCGGATACCGTGTCGGTCCCGGCCGTCGATCCCGGCAAGACCGCGACGCCGTCGACCGAACTCGAGGTGGCCGACGAGTACGCCTACTACCTCGACGCGGTGCTCTGGCACGACGGAACGATCATCGCGACCGACCGCGCGGTCGCCGACCTCGGTCCCGATGGGAACGGGACCGACGCGACGTTCGAGACGGCCGACTTCGAGGAGGACGACGGCTTCGAGACGACTGCGGGGGACGTCGACGACGGAATGAGCAGCGACGGCGCGGACCAGGCCACGAGCGACGACGAGGACGAGGACCACGGCGGCGACGGAACGCCCGGCTTCGGGTTCGTCGCGACCGCGCTCGCAGTGTTCGCCGCGATCGCCGTCATCGCAGCGACCCGAACGATCGACCGCTAA
- a CDS encoding protein-tyrosine phosphatase family protein produces the protein MDPREDNGSNASAEVSDPVVRPFGYVETEAVVRRIGDRDLYLGNKFAAIPGEHPEEFDFVISATDEAFPRTTHHRPLIDGSGNEWADFEAAVDTARTLFDAEGRLLIHCTAGISRSSTLVATAIAAEEERRFREALRIVQEARPFAMPNPALHELAVVYLAANG, from the coding sequence ATGGATCCTCGAGAGGACAATGGCTCGAACGCTTCAGCTGAGGTTTCCGACCCGGTCGTCCGACCGTTCGGATACGTCGAAACGGAGGCAGTCGTCCGCCGTATCGGCGATCGGGACCTCTACCTGGGCAACAAATTCGCGGCGATTCCCGGGGAACACCCCGAGGAGTTCGACTTCGTGATTTCGGCGACCGACGAGGCGTTCCCCCGGACGACACATCATCGACCCCTGATCGATGGCTCCGGGAACGAGTGGGCTGATTTCGAGGCCGCGGTCGATACCGCTCGGACGCTGTTCGATGCAGAGGGTCGTTTGCTGATCCACTGTACGGCTGGCATCTCCCGCAGCAGTACGCTCGTTGCGACGGCGATAGCGGCCGAAGAGGAACGGCGCTTCCGCGAGGCGCTACGCATCGTTCAGGAGGCCCGACCGTTTGCGATGCCCAACCCTGCCCTCCACGAGTTGGCAGTCGTGTACCTGGCGGCGAACGGATAG
- the citZ gene encoding citrate synthase, translating into MADDLKKGLEGVLVAESDLSSIDGDEGRLIYRGYEIEDLARGASYEEVLYLLWHGRLPGEDELAEFADAMATEREVDDDVLATMERLAEADERPMAALRTAVSMFSAYEPEDEADPDDLEATLRKGRRITAKIPTALAAFERYRLGEEPVDPDPDLGLAANFLYMLTGEQPDDVAAETFDQALILHADHGLNASTFTSMVIGSTMADIYSAVTGGVAALSGPLHGGANQDVMEVLMEIDESGKDPLEWVEEATDEGRRIPGFGHRVYNVKDPRAKILQERSKELADNGDDKWYEITTTIEDYLTEEKGLVEKGIAPNVDFYSGSVYYQLGIPIDMYTPIFAMSRAGGWIAHVLEYQEDNRLIRPRARYTGSEDEEFVPLGER; encoded by the coding sequence ATGGCAGACGACCTCAAAAAAGGGCTGGAGGGTGTCCTAGTCGCAGAGTCGGATCTTAGCTCGATCGACGGCGACGAGGGACGACTGATCTACCGCGGGTACGAGATCGAGGACCTCGCCCGCGGTGCGAGCTACGAGGAAGTGCTGTATCTCCTCTGGCACGGCCGCCTGCCCGGCGAGGACGAACTCGCGGAGTTCGCCGACGCGATGGCGACCGAACGCGAGGTCGACGACGACGTCCTCGCGACGATGGAGCGACTCGCCGAGGCCGACGAGCGGCCGATGGCGGCGCTTCGAACGGCCGTGTCGATGTTCTCGGCGTACGAACCCGAAGACGAGGCCGACCCCGACGACCTCGAGGCGACGCTCCGGAAGGGCCGGCGTATCACCGCCAAGATCCCGACCGCGCTCGCGGCCTTCGAGCGGTACCGGCTGGGCGAAGAACCCGTCGACCCCGATCCCGATCTGGGGCTTGCCGCCAATTTCCTCTACATGCTGACCGGCGAACAGCCGGACGACGTCGCGGCCGAAACGTTCGATCAGGCGCTAATCCTGCACGCCGACCATGGCCTGAACGCCTCGACGTTTACCTCGATGGTGATCGGCTCGACGATGGCCGACATCTACAGCGCGGTCACCGGCGGCGTCGCGGCGCTGTCCGGTCCGCTACACGGCGGGGCAAACCAGGACGTCATGGAGGTCCTGATGGAGATCGACGAGAGCGGCAAGGATCCGCTCGAGTGGGTCGAGGAGGCGACCGACGAGGGACGGCGCATCCCCGGGTTCGGTCACCGGGTTTACAACGTCAAAGACCCCCGCGCGAAGATCCTCCAGGAACGCAGCAAGGAACTCGCCGACAACGGCGACGACAAGTGGTACGAGATCACGACCACGATCGAAGACTACCTCACCGAGGAGAAGGGCCTCGTCGAGAAGGGGATCGCTCCGAACGTCGACTTCTACTCGGGGTCGGTCTACTACCAGCTCGGCATCCCGATCGACATGTACACGCCCATCTTCGCGATGAGCCGCGCCGGGGGCTGGATCGCCCACGTCCTCGAGTACCAGGAGGACAACCGCCTTATCCGACCACGAGCGCGCTATACGGGCTCCGAGGACGAGGAGTTCGTCCCGCTGGGAGAGCGGTAA
- a CDS encoding helix-turn-helix domain-containing protein — MTGFRATVVVRDPAECPVASVSASTEQPIDSVSRTRVPAGSGEDQVVVEEFELPTNASPEDIADDAPTDVEMTSVQASEHEAVYRFERDRSNDCACEIVEETGTPISSVRAQDGSLLLSFRTLELEEVAGIVDELRDSFDGVLVEDLTQDHEESSSDPVIVDREELTDRQQEIIETAYEMGYFDYPKGANATDVAEELGVARSTFTEHLAAAQTKLMDSILAK; from the coding sequence ATGACAGGCTTTCGAGCAACTGTCGTCGTCCGCGATCCTGCCGAATGCCCGGTCGCGAGCGTCTCCGCGAGTACCGAGCAACCGATCGACTCGGTAAGTCGAACGCGGGTTCCCGCCGGCTCGGGAGAAGACCAGGTCGTTGTCGAGGAGTTCGAACTCCCGACGAACGCCTCGCCCGAGGACATCGCGGACGACGCACCGACCGACGTCGAGATGACGTCGGTACAGGCCAGCGAACACGAAGCCGTGTACCGGTTCGAGCGCGACAGGTCGAACGACTGTGCGTGTGAAATCGTCGAGGAGACCGGGACCCCGATCTCCTCGGTCCGGGCCCAGGACGGGTCCCTCCTCCTTTCGTTTCGCACCCTCGAGCTCGAGGAGGTCGCCGGCATCGTCGACGAGTTGCGGGATAGCTTCGACGGCGTCCTCGTCGAGGATCTGACCCAGGACCACGAGGAGTCCTCGAGTGACCCGGTCATCGTCGACAGGGAGGAGCTGACCGACCGCCAGCAGGAGATCATCGAGACGGCCTACGAGATGGGATACTTCGACTACCCGAAGGGGGCGAACGCGACGGACGTCGCGGAGGAACTGGGCGTGGCCCGCTCGACGTTCACCGAACACCTGGCGGCCGCCCAGACGAAACTGATGGACTCGATCCTCGCAAAGTAA
- a CDS encoding cell division protein SepF, translating to MGLMSKILGGDQSRTAEDYVELDLDDVSSESAAATMQVHIAEVSGQADAIDIKDAVYDGDIVIADVTRLRTEDSTVEHIVDELRQVAQEVDGDIVRKGDDQMIITPTGVRISREKLGQSH from the coding sequence ATGGGACTCATGAGCAAAATTCTCGGCGGCGATCAGTCACGCACCGCCGAGGACTACGTCGAACTGGACCTCGACGACGTGTCGTCGGAGTCGGCAGCGGCGACGATGCAGGTACATATCGCCGAGGTTAGCGGCCAGGCCGACGCGATCGATATCAAGGACGCAGTCTACGATGGGGACATCGTCATCGCCGACGTCACGCGGCTGCGGACCGAGGACAGCACTGTCGAACACATCGTCGACGAGTTGCGACAGGTCGCCCAGGAGGTCGACGGCGACATCGTCCGGAAAGGCGACGACCAGATGATCATCACGCCGACGGGCGTCCGGATCAGCCGCGAGAAGCTCGGCCAGTCGCACTGA
- a CDS encoding DUF1028 domain-containing protein has product MTFSICVHESYETPDGESHERFGVAVTTRLPGVGTLCPFVSENAAVATQSLVNVNLGRRGVEYVDDGLAVEDALEALISADDGAPQRQLHGVDADGTFTFSGEECVEWFGDREGDHYTVAGNMLTGESVLEATAEAYEATAVHGTTDPVTGPNAAHSDDDDEPDPLAKRLIDALAAGHHEGGDKREELAVQSAAVVVESTESHDMTPPYNDLRVDASETPIADLRETYDLAMQGYEETLVKYEEAYEEDSLAGTE; this is encoded by the coding sequence ATGACGTTCAGCATCTGTGTCCACGAGTCCTACGAGACGCCCGACGGGGAGTCCCACGAACGGTTCGGCGTCGCCGTCACGACGCGCCTGCCGGGGGTCGGCACGCTCTGTCCGTTCGTCAGCGAGAACGCCGCGGTCGCCACCCAGAGCCTGGTCAACGTCAACCTCGGGCGGCGCGGCGTCGAGTACGTCGACGACGGGCTGGCCGTCGAGGACGCACTCGAGGCGCTGATCAGCGCCGACGACGGCGCGCCCCAGCGCCAGCTCCATGGGGTCGACGCCGATGGTACGTTCACCTTCTCCGGCGAGGAGTGCGTCGAGTGGTTCGGCGACCGCGAGGGCGACCACTACACCGTCGCCGGTAACATGCTCACCGGGGAGTCCGTCCTCGAGGCGACCGCGGAGGCCTACGAGGCGACGGCGGTCCACGGGACGACCGATCCCGTCACGGGTCCCAACGCCGCTCACAGCGACGACGATGACGAGCCGGACCCGCTCGCGAAACGGCTGATCGACGCGCTGGCCGCCGGCCACCACGAGGGCGGCGACAAACGCGAGGAACTGGCGGTCCAGAGCGCCGCGGTCGTCGTCGAGTCGACCGAGAGCCACGACATGACCCCGCCGTACAACGACCTGCGGGTCGACGCGAGCGAGACGCCGATCGCGGACCTGCGCGAGACCTACGACCTCGCGATGCAGGGGTACGAGGAGACGCTCGTGAAGTACGAGGAGGCCTACGAGGAGGACTCGCTCGCCGGAACGGAGTAA
- a CDS encoding RNA-binding protein translates to MDVKSRHHLRSDAVSELETALEDGLGVTADGDTYELVEFEETDWEVVLIDGEPRVAYFDDEPFLTVRGANAYDPDRRLVTVDAGAVSFVSDGADVMRPGITEATDDIDPDDLVVIAEESHGKVLAIGRARVPGDEMAGDEGKVVDSLHHVGDELYEFSG, encoded by the coding sequence ATGGACGTCAAATCTCGACACCACCTCCGCAGTGACGCCGTGTCGGAACTCGAGACGGCGCTCGAGGACGGACTGGGCGTCACGGCGGACGGCGACACCTACGAACTCGTCGAGTTCGAGGAAACCGACTGGGAGGTCGTGCTCATCGACGGCGAACCGCGGGTCGCGTACTTCGACGACGAGCCGTTCCTGACGGTTCGGGGAGCCAACGCCTACGATCCCGACCGGCGGCTGGTGACGGTCGATGCGGGTGCGGTCTCGTTCGTCAGCGACGGGGCCGACGTGATGCGGCCAGGGATCACCGAGGCGACCGACGACATCGACCCGGACGATCTGGTCGTCATCGCCGAGGAGTCACACGGCAAAGTGCTGGCAATCGGTCGCGCCCGTGTCCCGGGCGACGAGATGGCCGGCGACGAGGGGAAGGTCGTCGACTCGCTGCACCACGTCGGCGACGAACTCTACGAGTTCTCCGGGTAA
- a CDS encoding TspO/MBR family protein: MESVTEQRPDGSVRDLLLAFALVVVVNTLGASPAVLFSSDTSWIDRPWFFPPEVAFPIVWTLLFTLLGVALFLVVRRGLERRDVRVAIAAFAGQFALNLAWTPAFFGLQRPDLGLVVIVALWAAIVATIVAFDRVDRRAAVLLVPYLAWVSFAAVLNYAIYAGV, translated from the coding sequence ATGGAATCCGTCACCGAGCAGCGTCCGGACGGCTCCGTCAGGGACCTTCTCCTGGCGTTCGCGCTGGTCGTCGTCGTCAACACTCTCGGCGCGTCGCCCGCGGTCCTGTTCAGTTCCGATACCTCGTGGATCGACCGTCCGTGGTTCTTCCCGCCGGAGGTGGCCTTCCCGATCGTCTGGACGCTGCTGTTTACGCTGCTCGGCGTCGCGCTCTTTCTGGTCGTCCGGCGCGGCCTCGAGCGCCGCGACGTGCGGGTCGCGATTGCCGCCTTCGCCGGCCAGTTCGCGCTGAACCTCGCGTGGACGCCCGCGTTCTTCGGACTGCAGCGGCCGGATCTGGGACTGGTCGTGATCGTCGCGCTATGGGCGGCGATCGTGGCGACGATCGTCGCCTTCGACCGGGTCGACCGCCGGGCGGCGGTCCTCCTGGTACCGTATCTCGCCTGGGTTTCGTTCGCGGCGGTGCTCAACTACGCGATCTACGCCGGGGTTTGA